The following proteins are encoded in a genomic region of Arcobacter cloacae:
- the trpB gene encoding tryptophan synthase subunit beta gives MSNYIPKPSIFDPDEKGQFGIFGGQYVPETLMPILKELEIEYKKYRFDKEFWAEVNALLKDYVGRENPLYHAKNISEEIGAKVYLKREDLNHTGAHKVNNVIAQGLLAKKLGKTKVIAETGAGQHGVATATIAALMGLECTIFMGAKDVERQELNVFRMKLMGAKVVAVQSGSKTLKDAMNDAIRYWVTNARDTFYIIGTVAGPHPYPMMVRDFQAVIGYEARKQILEKEGRLPDYVVACIGGGSNAIGMFSHFLEDSSVTCVGIEAGGLGLDTDKHGCSLEKGSPGVLHGQCSYLLQDEDGQVIEAHSFSAGLDYPGIGPEHSFHKDNKTVSYDSITDKEALDAFVWLSRKEGIIPAFESAHAIAYLKKAKEKLKGKLVIVNLSGRGDKDMVQAKSLLNFE, from the coding sequence ATGAGTAATTATATCCCAAAACCAAGTATTTTTGATCCAGATGAAAAGGGTCAATTTGGTATTTTTGGAGGTCAATATGTACCTGAAACATTAATGCCAATTTTAAAAGAATTAGAAATAGAATATAAAAAATATAGATTTGATAAAGAGTTCTGGGCTGAGGTTAATGCTTTATTAAAAGATTATGTGGGAAGAGAGAATCCACTATATCATGCCAAAAACATAAGTGAAGAAATAGGTGCAAAAGTATATTTAAAAAGAGAAGATTTAAATCATACAGGAGCTCATAAAGTAAATAATGTTATAGCTCAAGGATTGTTAGCAAAAAAACTAGGAAAAACAAAAGTTATTGCTGAAACTGGTGCTGGACAACATGGAGTTGCTACTGCTACAATTGCTGCACTTATGGGACTTGAATGTACTATTTTTATGGGTGCAAAAGATGTTGAAAGACAAGAGTTAAATGTATTTAGAATGAAGCTAATGGGCGCAAAAGTAGTAGCTGTTCAAAGTGGAAGTAAAACTTTAAAAGATGCTATGAATGACGCAATTAGATATTGGGTTACAAATGCACGTGATACATTTTACATAATTGGAACAGTTGCTGGTCCTCATCCATATCCTATGATGGTGCGAGATTTTCAAGCTGTTATTGGATATGAAGCAAGAAAGCAAATTTTAGAAAAAGAGGGAAGGCTTCCTGATTATGTTGTTGCTTGTATTGGTGGTGGATCAAATGCAATTGGTATGTTTTCACACTTTTTAGAAGATTCTAGTGTTACTTGTGTTGGGATTGAAGCAGGTGGTTTAGGTCTTGATACTGATAAACATGGATGCTCACTAGAAAAAGGAAGTCCAGGGGTTTTACATGGACAATGTTCATATTTACTTCAAGATGAAGATGGACAAGTAATTGAAGCTCACTCATTTAGTGCAGGACTTGATTATCCAGGCATTGGACCTGAACACTCTTTTCATAAAGATAATAAAACAGTTTCTTATGATTCAATCACAGATAAAGAGGCTTTAGATGCCTTTGTATGGCTAAGTCGAAAAGAAGGAATTATTCCAGCTTTTGAATCAGCACATGCAATTGCATATTTGAAAAAAGCAAAAGAGAAATTAAAAGGAAAATTAGTTATCGTAAATTTATCAGGTCGTGGAGATAAAGATATGGTACAAGCAAAGAGTTTATTAAATTTTGAATAG
- a CDS encoding DedA family protein, which translates to MKELFRKIQPYSGKIFAVSVILFFSFLAYNLYMAPVEGFDEKFVYLLKKYGYIILFAWGMLEGEAGLVMAGLLSHTGDMNLYLAIFVAGLGGFAGDQVYFYIGRFNKASVHRKFKGQRRKFALAHILLKKHGWPIIFVQRYMYGMRTIIPISIGLTRYDARMFAFINLISAWCWAAITIVPVWYFGNEILALLHWAKEHWYLAIPIALTLGGTIIYYFNKATKKVEKRIKDEN; encoded by the coding sequence GTGAAAGAACTTTTTAGAAAAATACAGCCTTATTCAGGGAAGATTTTTGCTGTAAGTGTTATTTTATTTTTTTCATTTTTAGCATACAATTTATATATGGCTCCTGTTGAGGGCTTTGATGAAAAGTTTGTATATTTACTTAAAAAATATGGTTATATAATACTTTTTGCATGGGGAATGCTTGAGGGTGAAGCAGGTCTTGTAATGGCTGGATTACTATCTCATACAGGGGATATGAATCTATATTTAGCTATTTTTGTAGCTGGTCTTGGAGGATTTGCTGGGGATCAAGTATATTTTTATATAGGAAGATTTAATAAAGCTTCTGTTCATAGAAAGTTTAAAGGGCAAAGAAGAAAGTTTGCTTTAGCACATATTTTATTAAAAAAACATGGTTGGCCTATTATTTTTGTTCAAAGATATATGTATGGAATGAGAACGATAATTCCTATTTCAATAGGTCTTACTAGATATGATGCAAGAATGTTTGCATTTATAAATTTAATAAGTGCTTGGTGTTGGGCTGCTATTACTATTGTTCCTGTTTGGTATTTTGGGAATGAGATTTTAGCACTTTTACATTGGGCAAAAGAACATTGGTATTTAGCTATTCCTATAGCTCTTACATTAGGTGGAACGATAATATATTATTTTAATAAAGCTACAAAAAAAGTTGAAAAAAGGATAAAAGATGAAAATTAA
- a CDS encoding leucyl aminopeptidase, whose translation MKINILEKNDKLKSEVEIIFVKELDSLTQDKELLEILDFKAKDEACVLLAESKKIYVGYENDNYDCIAIAIATAIKKLQTTKFKSANIVLNQELKDNFKALVEGAILGEYKFTDYKSEKEKRKIELDLIVEQKDATLEKILNDSKIIAKAVNKARNMVNTAPADFYPEVMANIAQDLAKDVEISCEVYGEKYLEKNNMMAMHSVGRASIHESKLIHLTYKPKNAKAKIVLVGKGLTYDSGGLSLKPADFMVTMKADKSGGCAVLSTMWAIAKLELPFEVHGIVGAVENMIGGNAYKPDDILKAKNGKTIEVRNTDAEGRLVLADCLCYAQDEIKDIDYIFDYATLTGACVVGVGEYTTGVMGNNESLKKEAVASALNSGEYATALDFNRFLRKAIKSEIADVCNIANTRYGGAITAGMFLDNFIYEENKNKWIHFDIAGPAFVEKAWGYNPHGASGTGVRFTIEFLKGLIKD comes from the coding sequence ATGAAAATTAATATTTTAGAAAAAAACGATAAATTAAAATCAGAAGTTGAAATTATATTTGTTAAAGAACTTGATTCTTTAACTCAAGATAAAGAATTATTAGAAATTCTTGATTTTAAAGCAAAAGATGAAGCTTGTGTTTTATTAGCTGAGTCTAAAAAGATTTATGTTGGATACGAAAATGATAATTATGATTGTATTGCAATTGCAATAGCAACAGCAATTAAAAAACTTCAAACAACTAAGTTCAAAAGTGCAAATATTGTTTTAAATCAAGAGTTAAAAGATAATTTTAAAGCTTTAGTTGAAGGTGCTATTTTAGGTGAGTATAAATTTACTGATTATAAATCAGAAAAAGAGAAAAGAAAAATTGAATTAGACCTAATAGTTGAACAAAAAGATGCTACTTTAGAAAAGATTTTAAATGATTCAAAAATTATTGCTAAAGCTGTAAATAAAGCAAGAAATATGGTAAATACTGCACCTGCTGATTTTTATCCAGAAGTTATGGCTAATATTGCTCAAGATTTAGCAAAAGATGTAGAAATTTCTTGTGAGGTTTATGGTGAGAAATATTTAGAAAAAAATAATATGATGGCTATGCACAGTGTTGGAAGAGCTTCAATTCATGAATCAAAACTTATTCATTTAACTTACAAACCAAAAAATGCTAAAGCTAAAATTGTATTAGTTGGAAAAGGATTAACTTATGATTCAGGAGGTTTATCATTAAAACCTGCTGATTTTATGGTTACAATGAAAGCAGATAAATCAGGTGGTTGTGCTGTTCTTTCTACAATGTGGGCAATTGCTAAACTTGAACTTCCATTTGAAGTTCATGGAATTGTTGGAGCTGTTGAAAATATGATAGGTGGAAATGCTTATAAACCTGATGATATTTTAAAAGCAAAAAATGGTAAAACAATTGAAGTAAGAAATACTGATGCTGAAGGAAGATTGGTTTTAGCTGATTGTTTATGTTATGCTCAAGATGAAATAAAAGATATTGATTATATTTTTGATTATGCAACTCTTACCGGTGCTTGTGTAGTTGGTGTTGGTGAATATACAACAGGTGTTATGGGAAATAATGAAAGTTTAAAAAAAGAAGCAGTAGCAAGTGCTTTAAATTCAGGTGAGTATGCAACAGCTTTGGATTTCAATAGATTTTTAAGAAAAGCTATAAAATCAGAAATTGCAGATGTTTGCAATATTGCAAATACAAGATATGGTGGAGCAATCACAGCTGGAATGTTTTTAGATAATTTTATTTATGAAGAGAATAAAAATAAATGGATTCATTTTGATATAGCAGGACCTGCATTTGTTGAAAAAGCTTGGGGTTATAATCCTCATGGAGCAAGTGGAACAGGTGTTAGATTTACAATTGAATTTTTAAAAGGTTTAATAAAAGATTAA
- a CDS encoding energy transducer TonB encodes MSKQAKNRYFNSFFITTTLYLIASFFLFYVFADTLIIEEKKQEEVKTISLQHVALMEKPTPVQEVIEPVVEQEVKPEPIVEPVVETPKPIKKKVEKPKEHHKKEKKTVEKPIQKVVEQKTQEITAPVQESKVVEKVETLPVSKPTLSANEKENLESEYLSKIRFHIEKNKVYPKVAKRLNQTGKVHVKFVISRNGEIKHCKIHKNSPFENLDKAALEILEKIAKFEPIPEKLDKDSWEITVPIVYQIARN; translated from the coding sequence ATGAGTAAACAAGCAAAAAACAGATATTTTAATTCGTTCTTTATAACGACAACATTATATTTAATCGCATCTTTTTTCTTGTTCTATGTTTTTGCTGATACTTTAATAATAGAAGAAAAAAAACAAGAAGAAGTTAAAACTATCTCTTTACAACATGTGGCATTAATGGAAAAACCAACTCCTGTACAAGAAGTAATCGAGCCAGTTGTAGAACAAGAAGTTAAACCTGAACCAATTGTTGAACCTGTGGTTGAAACACCTAAACCTATTAAGAAAAAAGTTGAAAAACCAAAAGAACATCATAAAAAAGAGAAAAAAACAGTTGAGAAACCAATTCAAAAAGTTGTAGAACAAAAAACTCAAGAAATAACAGCTCCTGTTCAGGAGTCAAAAGTAGTTGAAAAAGTAGAAACTCTTCCTGTTTCAAAACCAACTTTAAGTGCAAATGAAAAAGAGAATTTAGAGTCAGAATACCTATCAAAAATAAGGTTTCATATAGAAAAAAATAAGGTTTATCCAAAAGTTGCAAAAAGATTAAACCAAACTGGAAAGGTTCATGTAAAATTTGTTATTTCAAGAAATGGTGAAATTAAACATTGTAAAATTCATAAAAATTCACCTTTTGAAAATCTTGATAAAGCAGCTTTAGAAATTTTAGAAAAAATTGCTAAGTTTGAACCAATTCCTGAAAAATTAGATAAAGATTCTTGGGAAATTACAGTACCTATTGTTTATCAAATAGCTAGAAATTAA
- a CDS encoding biopolymer transporter ExbD: MKLKKYDSINVIPFIDVLLVLLAIVLLTSTFITRGIIPISLPNASNADQLKPDKEIILVIQENGELLFEDRVETLENIEKLVLESSKETPIHINTDKNTKFESFVEVLDMLKKNHYTNVSIVTKK; this comes from the coding sequence ATGAAACTGAAGAAGTATGATTCAATAAATGTAATACCATTTATTGATGTATTACTTGTACTTTTAGCAATAGTTTTATTAACTTCTACTTTTATTACAAGAGGCATTATTCCTATTTCTTTACCTAATGCTTCAAACGCTGATCAGTTGAAACCTGATAAAGAGATAATTTTAGTAATACAAGAAAATGGTGAATTACTATTTGAAGATAGAGTTGAAACTTTGGAAAATATAGAGAAACTGGTATTAGAGTCATCTAAAGAGACACCAATTCATATAAATACAGATAAAAATACAAAGTTTGAATCTTTTGTAGAGGTTCTTGATATGTTAAAAAAGAATCATTACACTAATGTATCAATAGTGACGAAAAAATGA
- the exbB gene encoding TonB-system energizer ExbB, giving the protein MDIETLKHMVDYGVIGLLVFMSFIAVWFFIERVIFYRKINIRNYKNKKQLDVALTKHLTIIGTIASNSPYIGLLGTVLAIMLTFMTMGSGDIDAANIMSSLALALKATAVGLVVAIISMVFYNILGRYAEVLESLYETEEV; this is encoded by the coding sequence ATGGATATAGAGACACTAAAACATATGGTAGATTATGGAGTAATAGGACTTCTAGTATTTATGAGTTTTATAGCTGTTTGGTTTTTTATAGAAAGGGTAATTTTTTATAGAAAAATTAATATAAGAAATTATAAAAATAAAAAACAACTAGATGTAGCATTAACAAAACATTTAACAATAATAGGAACAATAGCTTCAAATTCACCATATATTGGATTACTAGGAACCGTATTAGCTATTATGCTAACTTTTATGACAATGGGAAGTGGAGATATAGATGCAGCAAATATAATGAGTTCATTAGCACTAGCATTAAAAGCAACAGCAGTAGGTTTAGTAGTAGCAATTATATCAATGGTATTTTATAATATTTTAGGAAGATATGCAGAAGTATTGGAGAGTTTATATGAAACTGAAGAAGTATGA
- a CDS encoding TolC family protein: MRRVVILPFLCSLMFANELDLLQEDKKELRKIDKEIIEKKYESSKDEWIGKINLNSSLGKDHDFTHDKTGDMSRSLGLSFSQSIFESGGIEYSIEYARKQLKSDLIAWENQNIALIQAIYETLLAIKKLKLQIEQSDYSLKNKDIELILKRIQYEAGRVDITELNNAIMSKNNQQKENISLKNSLKEKEYELSKYTSLKSNQIEIIDFEVVDKEKFLKDNLNIRYENSRVELLDTSYKQLKSTYLPKVTLNTNANYRNNQNEDDRQTGAVTLNMSMPIFDITKDSKIEKSKLEVLKQKVNVKDMQNELEYEYEQILTQINSYDEYEKTISENLKLYEDLITANQSSNAAGMSADYDLEILQNTQKINQYDLQINDINRKLQYTKLYFKTKANI; encoded by the coding sequence TTGAGAAGAGTTGTTATTTTGCCCTTTCTTTGTTCTTTGATGTTCGCAAATGAGTTAGACCTTTTGCAAGAAGATAAAAAAGAGTTAAGAAAAATTGATAAAGAAATAATAGAAAAAAAGTATGAATCATCAAAAGATGAATGGATTGGAAAAATAAATCTAAATTCCTCTTTAGGGAAAGACCATGATTTTACACATGATAAAACAGGAGATATGTCAAGAAGTTTAGGACTTAGTTTTTCTCAAAGTATATTTGAATCAGGAGGAATTGAATATAGTATAGAATATGCAAGAAAACAACTAAAATCAGATTTAATAGCTTGGGAAAATCAAAATATTGCACTAATTCAAGCTATATATGAAACTTTGTTAGCAATCAAAAAACTAAAACTTCAAATAGAACAAAGTGATTATTCATTAAAAAATAAAGATATAGAACTTATTTTAAAAAGAATTCAATATGAAGCAGGAAGAGTTGATATTACAGAACTTAACAATGCAATTATGTCAAAAAATAATCAACAAAAAGAGAATATCTCTTTGAAAAACTCGTTGAAAGAAAAAGAGTATGAGTTATCAAAATATACAAGTTTAAAATCAAATCAAATAGAAATAATTGATTTTGAAGTTGTTGATAAAGAGAAATTTTTAAAAGATAATTTAAATATTAGATATGAAAACTCTAGAGTTGAATTACTTGATACAAGTTATAAACAATTAAAAAGTACATATTTACCAAAAGTTACTTTAAATACAAATGCTAATTATAGAAATAACCAAAATGAAGATGACAGACAAACAGGTGCTGTTACTTTAAATATGTCAATGCCTATTTTTGATATTACAAAAGATTCAAAAATTGAAAAATCAAAACTTGAAGTTTTAAAGCAAAAAGTAAATGTTAAAGATATGCAAAATGAATTGGAGTATGAATATGAACAGATTTTAACTCAAATAAATAGTTATGATGAGTATGAAAAAACTATATCTGAAAATTTGAAATTATATGAAGATTTAATTACTGCAAATCAAAGCTCAAATGCTGCTGGTATGAGTGCTGATTATGACTTGGAAATTTTGCAGAATACTCAAAAAATAAATCAATATGATTTACAAATAAATGACATAAACAGAAAACTTCAATACACAAAACTATATTTTAAAACAAAGGCAAATATTTAA
- a CDS encoding efflux RND transporter periplasmic adaptor subunit, translating to MDTNLKNELENYSNKTSKKKYFFIVLILLLLIGAGYYYFVNNQSKKEQVVSFNTKKVTRGDLSVLVSATGTINPTNSVEIGVEVSGTIKEIFVDFNDEVKVGQLLATLDTRKLQSEVDGQTAALAIANANLKESEVNLRNKKSVYDRTLKMYNSSGGKYPSINELDSTRFAYEAALSSLEAARAKVEQSSFNLNTAKQNLDKAYVRSSINGIVLNRAVEVGQTLAASMNAPKLFTLAKDLTQMDLIVSIDESDVADIKKDLDVTFSVDAYPNRTFKGKIKQVRLNPITVNGVVTYETVVGFSNEELLLRPGMTATAQIITKQSIDKLIIPNSALRFKPKVQVEQKANTMNLVQGPRRPMGESQARDNSKREFSPIFILENNQPKRVMVKVLETDGKSTTVESKDLKVDDEVIMSQKSDNAK from the coding sequence ATGGATACAAATTTAAAGAATGAATTAGAAAATTATTCAAATAAAACTTCAAAGAAAAAATATTTTTTTATAGTTCTTATTCTACTACTTTTAATAGGTGCAGGATATTACTATTTTGTAAATAATCAATCAAAAAAAGAGCAAGTAGTATCATTTAATACAAAAAAAGTAACACGTGGTGATTTATCAGTGCTTGTTAGTGCAACAGGAACAATAAATCCTACAAATAGCGTTGAAATTGGGGTTGAGGTATCAGGAACTATAAAAGAGATTTTTGTAGATTTTAATGATGAAGTAAAAGTAGGACAACTTTTAGCCACATTAGATACAAGAAAATTACAATCAGAAGTTGATGGACAAACAGCAGCATTGGCAATTGCAAATGCTAATTTAAAAGAGAGTGAAGTAAATCTTAGAAATAAAAAATCAGTTTACGATAGAACTTTAAAAATGTACAATAGTTCAGGTGGGAAATATCCATCTATAAATGAACTTGATTCTACAAGATTTGCATATGAAGCTGCTCTTTCATCACTAGAAGCGGCAAGAGCAAAGGTAGAGCAATCCTCTTTTAATTTAAATACAGCAAAACAAAATCTTGATAAAGCATATGTTAGATCATCAATAAATGGGATAGTTTTAAATAGAGCTGTTGAAGTTGGGCAAACACTTGCAGCATCTATGAATGCACCAAAGCTTTTTACCTTAGCAAAAGATTTAACACAAATGGACTTAATAGTTAGTATTGATGAATCTGATGTAGCTGATATTAAAAAAGATTTAGATGTTACTTTTAGTGTTGATGCTTATCCTAATAGAACATTTAAAGGAAAAATCAAACAAGTAAGACTTAATCCAATAACCGTAAATGGAGTGGTAACTTATGAAACAGTAGTTGGATTTTCTAATGAAGAGTTACTTTTAAGACCAGGAATGACAGCAACAGCACAAATAATAACTAAACAAAGTATTGATAAATTGATTATTCCAAATAGTGCATTAAGATTTAAACCTAAAGTTCAAGTTGAACAAAAAGCAAATACTATGAACTTAGTACAAGGTCCAAGACGACCAATGGGAGAGTCTCAAGCAAGAGATAATTCTAAAAGAGAGTTTTCACCTATATTTATATTAGAAAATAATCAACCAAAAAGAGTAATGGTAAAAGTATTAGAAACAGATGGAAAATCAACAACAGTTGAATCAAAAGATTTAAAAGTTGATGATGAGGTAATAATGTCACAAAAGAGCGATAATGCAAAATAG
- a CDS encoding ABC transporter ATP-binding protein — translation MQNSKTIIEFKNIVKTYGVGDAKTHALNGVNLSIKEGEFVAIMGASGSGKSTAMNMIGCLDKPSSGEYLFNGINVENLNRNQMALLRRNFLGFVFQSFNLLGRTSALENVELPLVYRKIPSKQRKEMAIEALSKVGLQSVIYNTPAQLSGGQQQRVAIARAIVSNPLVLLADEPTGNLDSIKSMEIMNLLKKLNEDENITIIMVTHEEEMAAFASRVIYFRDGHIEDSLKKGYK, via the coding sequence ATGCAAAATAGCAAAACTATTATTGAATTTAAAAATATAGTTAAAACTTATGGTGTAGGTGATGCAAAAACCCATGCGTTAAATGGTGTAAATTTATCCATAAAAGAGGGTGAATTTGTAGCTATTATGGGTGCTAGTGGAAGTGGTAAATCAACTGCTATGAATATGATTGGATGCTTGGATAAACCAAGTAGCGGTGAATATTTATTTAATGGAATTAATGTTGAAAATCTAAATAGAAATCAAATGGCACTTTTACGAAGAAATTTTTTAGGATTTGTTTTTCAAAGTTTTAATCTATTAGGTAGAACATCAGCTTTAGAAAATGTAGAATTGCCACTTGTTTATAGAAAAATTCCCTCAAAACAAAGAAAAGAGATGGCAATTGAAGCTCTTAGCAAAGTAGGGCTTCAAAGTGTGATTTATAACACACCAGCACAACTTTCAGGTGGACAGCAACAAAGAGTTGCAATTGCAAGGGCAATTGTTTCAAATCCTTTGGTATTACTAGCAGATGAGCCAACGGGAAATCTTGATAGTATTAAAAGTATGGAGATTATGAATTTACTTAAAAAATTAAATGAAGATGAAAATATAACTATTATTATGGTGACCCATGAAGAAGAGATGGCAGCTTTTGCTTCAAGGGTTATATATTTTAGAGATGGACATATAGAAGATAGTTTGAAAAAAGGATATAAATAA
- a CDS encoding ABC transporter permease: MLSNAFLIAIKEIKRNLLRSFLTILGIVIGVASVIAMVMIGDGTTANVQQSITKLGTNMLTLRVGQERRGPPREDNSAKPFTEGDINAIKNELQNIRAVAAENSSRMNVVYGNKSNSASVIGTSNDYFIIKDWEITQGRVFEEHEENSGKSSCIIGTTIVKQLFGDENPIGVNIRLKNISCNVIGVLKSKGAAAFGNDQDEIVIVPLKMFQQKIKGDKDISSILISITDGKYIENAKLEITSLMQERRAIKLEDPDNFHIRDMQDLLSTMTSTTKMLTYLLGSIAGISLLVGGIGIMNIMLVSVTERTREIGTRLAIGAMENEVLLQFLVEAIVLATLGGIIGIFLGLGIGYITVNIMDLPFILNSQIILISFVFSTLIGVFFGYFPARKAARLNPIDALRYE, from the coding sequence ATGTTAAGTAATGCCTTTTTAATTGCTATAAAAGAGATAAAAAGAAATTTGTTGAGGTCTTTTCTTACAATTCTTGGAATTGTAATAGGAGTGGCATCAGTTATTGCTATGGTTATGATAGGTGATGGAACAACTGCAAATGTACAACAAAGTATCACAAAACTTGGAACAAATATGCTAACACTTAGAGTTGGACAAGAAAGACGAGGACCACCTAGAGAAGATAATAGTGCAAAACCTTTTACAGAGGGTGATATAAATGCTATAAAAAATGAACTTCAAAACATAAGAGCAGTTGCTGCTGAAAATTCAAGTAGAATGAATGTCGTTTATGGAAATAAAAGTAATAGTGCATCTGTTATTGGAACTAGTAATGATTATTTTATAATTAAAGATTGGGAAATAACTCAAGGAAGAGTTTTTGAGGAACATGAAGAAAACAGTGGAAAATCATCTTGTATTATTGGAACAACTATTGTAAAACAACTTTTTGGTGATGAAAATCCAATTGGAGTAAATATAAGACTTAAAAATATAAGTTGTAATGTAATTGGTGTTTTAAAATCAAAAGGAGCAGCAGCTTTTGGAAATGACCAAGATGAAATAGTAATAGTTCCACTTAAAATGTTTCAACAAAAAATAAAAGGGGATAAAGATATCTCTTCAATTTTAATCTCTATTACAGATGGAAAATATATCGAAAATGCAAAGCTTGAAATAACTTCTTTAATGCAAGAAAGAAGAGCTATAAAATTAGAAGACCCTGATAATTTTCACATAAGAGATATGCAAGATTTATTATCTACTATGACTTCTACTACTAAAATGCTAACTTATCTTTTAGGTTCAATTGCTGGAATTTCTTTACTTGTTGGAGGAATTGGAATAATGAATATTATGCTTGTTTCAGTGACTGAGAGAACTAGAGAAATAGGAACAAGATTAGCTATTGGAGCTATGGAAAATGAAGTGTTATTACAGTTTTTAGTGGAAGCTATAGTTTTAGCTACGCTTGGAGGAATAATAGGAATATTTTTAGGTTTAGGAATAGGGTATATAACTGTAAATATAATGGATTTACCATTTATTTTAAATAGTCAAATTATCTTAATCTCATTTGTTTTTTCTACTTTAATTGGTGTCTTTTTTGGATATTTTCCAGCACGAAAAGCTGCAAGATTAAATCCTATTGATGCTTTAAGATATGAATAA
- a CDS encoding helix-turn-helix transcriptional regulator, translating into MNITEKINNIIDKKGLTRKYFVNQLILLNPILKSTGETPSSSTIYGYLNGNREVKIELLPYIAKVLNVSIADLFDETEKNRIKILQNILKSPTLEEKKLLENYFKFEEKINNYKLQNEANYNLYKYIFEILPFASEKFLYTLIDVLESFKDSTIRAEEEIKS; encoded by the coding sequence TTGAATATAACTGAGAAAATAAATAACATAATAGATAAAAAAGGTTTAACAAGAAAGTATTTTGTAAATCAATTAATTTTATTAAATCCCATTCTAAAAAGTACAGGAGAAACTCCTAGTAGTTCGACAATTTATGGTTATTTAAATGGCAATAGAGAAGTAAAAATTGAACTTTTACCATATATAGCAAAAGTTTTAAATGTTAGTATTGCAGACCTTTTTGATGAAACTGAAAAAAATAGAATAAAAATTTTACAAAATATTTTAAAATCTCCAACTTTAGAAGAAAAAAAACTGTTAGAAAACTATTTTAAATTTGAAGAAAAAATAAATAATTATAAACTTCAAAACGAAGCAAACTATAATTTATATAAATACATATTTGAAATATTACCTTTTGCTTCAGAGAAATTTTTATATACCCTTATTGATGTTCTTGAAAGTTTCAAAGATTCTACAATAAGGGCAGAGGAAGAGATAAAATCTTAA